Within the bacterium genome, the region AAAGAAACAAAACTTATGAGGACACCACTTGATATTCCTATTTTAGCTTACTTAGCTATCAATATTTTGGTTACTCTTACCTCAGTTAGTCCAACTATCAGTTTATTTGGTTTTTATAAACGCTATGAAGGGCTTTTTCCCATCACCAGTTATATCTTTTTATATTATGTCGTGGTTAATTTTATGAATACACCTAAATTAGTCAATAGATTAATCAAGGCAATGATTTTGACTTCGACAATAATTGCCATTTATGGTATATTCCAACATTTCGACCATGACCCTTTTAAATGGAGTTTTTCGGCTAAAGAAAGAGTTTTTGGCACATTTGGCAACCCGGTATTTTTCTCTGCTTATCTGATTATGATTATTCCAATGGGATTAGCAATGTTACTTTTAAGAGAAAAACAACCTTATCAGTTATATCCTTTAGATATGAAAAAGGAAAAGGTAAAAAAACTCACCTCTAAATCTAAGAAGGTAAAGAAAAAAGGACATGAAAATTCTGCTTACCAGGAGTTAATTTTAAGCTGGCAGAGGATATTTAATACCTGCAAAAACATCTATATCGTTTTATTCCATTTCATAAGTCCGTGGTGGTATAGAATTAGTTTGATTTTACTTTTTCTCTGCTTTGTCTATACCAAAACTCGAGCCACGATGATAGGTTTTGAAGGGGGGATATTTATATTTTCTCTGCTTATCTGTGGGGTAATTTTTTCCCTTACTTTTTACGGCACAATTCTCTTTTGTGGTATCTGTGGATTTATCATTTTCCTTAAATTTCTACCTCCTACTCATACAATTATTTTACTCTGGGGGGCAATTTCACTCGGGTTATTTTCCTTTGGTCCTTTAATTGTTAGAACATTATTTGGTTCAAAAATGATAATTAAAAATACCAAAGATATTATTTCTATTGGTTTAGTATTAATGAGTGTTCTTCTATATTATAATCTACACCCTGAAACTGCTGTTGTTAATCGACTCATTGGGACAATAATAAAATCAGAAACAGTACAACCTCAAGTTGTGCCTGAAAAGAAGGAATTAACGGTTGAAGATAGAATTCAACAAGCATTACCTACTCCAGAAATTAAATTTACTGGAGGAGCACAAGAAGAAAGGGCAAGCCTCTGGAAAAGGACTATAGAAATAATCTTTAAAAATACTAAAAATTCCCTATTGGGGATAGGATTAGATACCTTACAATTAATGAATATCGGGACAGATAAAGCTCATAACGATGTTCTGGATGTAACCGTGACTCGCGGAATAATTGGTCTATTGATATATTTCTGGATATTGATAACTTATATCTGGATAAGTTTTAAAACAGCTTTTTACACCCAGGAGATAAGTAAGAAGGTATTAATTGCTTCCTTTCTTGCCTGTGAAATTGGGTATTTAATCCAAAATCAATTTAGTTTTGGGCTGGTAACTATCCTTTTATATTTCTGGATGGTGATGGGGATGACAATGGTTATTGTTAAACCTCAAACACTATCCGGGAGACAAACTATTGTTACCCCCAGAATTAAAAACCTATCTTTTCGCTGGATTCTTTGCCTGCTAATCATTGGTATCACCGTGATATTAATCTATCTTGCCTTTCGACCTTTCTTTGCTGATGCTCATTATCGAAAGGGATTTGATTTTGTAGAAAAGCATGAGTATGAAAAAGGCATCCCTGGATTAGAAAAGGCAGTTAAGACTTTTCCTTATGAAAATTGTTACTGGAAGGTATTAAATAGTATTTATGTTGAGCGAGCAAATAATGACCCTGTGAAAAGAAAGATATGGGTGAAAAAGGCGATTGAAGGTTCAAAGTTTTTACTTACACTCATCCCTGAAGATATGGGTTC harbors:
- a CDS encoding tetratricopeptide repeat protein, translated to MPFSNILQIIIKVSLLILILSTPSVAWHFITKTPIHLIHFLAYIFNLFILLLSLIIKDILINGLPGFCDKVIRAMVIILVIIIPTFFWLPLYDTFDLAKLTLMYSLNLVILAMWLIKAIASKETKLMRTPLDIPILAYLAINILVTLTSVSPTISLFGFYKRYEGLFPITSYIFLYYVVVNFMNTPKLVNRLIKAMILTSTIIAIYGIFQHFDHDPFKWSFSAKERVFGTFGNPVFFSAYLIMIIPMGLAMLLLREKQPYQLYPLDMKKEKVKKLTSKSKKVKKKGHENSAYQELILSWQRIFNTCKNIYIVLFHFISPWWYRISLILLFLCFVYTKTRATMIGFEGGIFIFSLLICGVIFSLTFYGTILFCGICGFIIFLKFLPPTHTIILLWGAISLGLFSFGPLIVRTLFGSKMIIKNTKDIISIGLVLMSVLLYYNLHPETAVVNRLIGTIIKSETVQPQVVPEKKELTVEDRIQQALPTPEIKFTGGAQEERASLWKRTIEIIFKNTKNSLLGIGLDTLQLMNIGTDKAHNDVLDVTVTRGIIGLLIYFWILITYIWISFKTAFYTQEISKKVLIASFLACEIGYLIQNQFSFGLVTILLYFWMVMGMTMVIVKPQTLSGRQTIVTPRIKNLSFRWILCLLIIGITVILIYLAFRPFFADAHYRKGFDFVEKHEYEKGIPGLEKAVKTFPYENCYWKVLNSIYVERANNDPVKRKIWVKKAIEGSKFLLTLIPEDMGSYFNMGMAYYLDGDTTKSIASYKKVLESEPEAIDTLNNLATIYANQGDYKKAEEMFKKVYKISPGHASAKNNLIQLYKIQGRYKETMELDAEYAKQMHIQLTKNYYEKGDIDHAIEEIKKVLEIDPSDIQSRRNLGSFYLLKKRYQEAKIEFNNVLKLDPNDNYAKQMLKGL